Within the Sarcophilus harrisii chromosome 2, mSarHar1.11, whole genome shotgun sequence genome, the region TGGGCGCCCCTTTCTCTGTTCCTTGTCTGCGCCTGAACTTACTCTCTGGGAATTGGCCCTGGTGAAAAGAATGTCTGGGAACTTTTTGAAAAGTCCTGGGATGAGAAGCCCTGGGCTTCAATCCTCTGTCACTTAGTCACTTGAcgtgtttcctcatgtgtaaaatgagggtcAGGTGATCCTGAAGtttcccttttagctctaaaaatGGCAGCCAGTTTCCCTGGCCACAGGGGTTCTCTGCGGACTGACAGCCCCTCCGAAAGCAAGGAAGGGCCAGAAACTCTGTATGGAGAGAAGCCTGCCAAGGGTTCTAGTCTCTACCTTTGTCATTCTTCCTCTCAACACCTCGGTTTCCCTATTTGACAAACGGGGTTAATGGTCCCCTACCTCGCAAGGGTAGTGAGATATCAAAGGGAAGAGTCTCGAAAAGAGCAGGCCGTGGCCAGACAGTCTGGGACACCCACCCCTGCCTCCCTGAGCCCCGCTGGGGCCGGCTCCGTCCATCCTTACCTTTCTGCAGGTGGATGATGTCAGGAAAGTTGGAGAGCAGGCCCTGGTAGAGGGAGAGGCGGTCCAGCATCTGGAAGAGGTCGTTCTTGGGCTGCTCGGCAAACATCTCGCCCACGGTCTCGTAGGTCTTGCCCGTGTGGGAGATGGCGTTGTTGAGGGCGTCCGAGCTGTAGGGGGGGTCCAGCTGGAAGGAGTAGCTGATGGCCTGGAAGGCATTGCCCAGCTTCTGGAACTCCTTGCGGAAGCCCCCGATGTGCTTGCGCACGAGCTCCGAGGCCACGTTGGTGAGCTGCAGCACGCTGTCGTCCATCTTCTTGCTGAAGGCCTTGAAGGCGTCCACCCGGTCCTCCACGTCCTGGAGATCCTGGTGCTCGGTGGGGAtctggaaggtcagcaggaagCTGGCCCCCACCATCTCGTCCTTCTCCGCCCGCCGCTTGCCCATCTTCCACTGCTTGTCGTCCAGGCAGCTGAGGAAGTGCTGGAAGCCCTCGTACTGCGACAGCACCGGGTGGCTGGTCATGTGGTCCATCCAGAGGATCAGCCTGCGCTTGCGCTTCTCAATGAAGTCCTCCTCAAAGCGACCCGTGGCCTGCTTCTCGGGCAGGTGGGGCACCGAGATCACGGTGAACTTGTGCAGCAGGCGATTGTAGAGCCAGTCGAAGTGCTTGTAGCGCCGGTACACGGGCGAGCCCACGTGGCTGGGCGTGAGCTTGTATGAGATGTAGCTCTTGATGCCCTTGAACTTGGTCTGCTTGGTGGGGTCTTCTACGGAGCAGGCAAAGGGGTGGGGGCTGGCCTTCCACTGGGGGCCTCGGGGGCCCATCTCGATGTAGTAGGCCTCGGCGATCTTGGCCATCATGGGCACGTCGCCCAGGATGAAGGCCTCCACGCCCGAGCGGACGAAGCAGGAGAAGCGGTTCAGATTGCGCCCCACCACGCTCCCCCGCTTGCCGGAGGCCGTGCTGTCCTGCCGCTCCAGGGGTGGCTTGGGCCGGAAGCTGATGTGCTGATTGGGGTAGGCGCCGGGGTAGGAGAGGTTGAGAGGGGGGTGCCCATTGGTACCAAGCCCGACGCCCCGGGGCTCCTCCACCACCGTGCCCCCGTCATCCCAGTCGTCCCAGTCCTCGTCATCATCCTCGAAGCTGCCCTGATGGGAGAGGATGCCGGGGTTGGCCACGGGGGTGACGTAGAAAGAAGTCTCGTTGTTGGGAGAGCTGGCCGGACTGTTTGAATAGTCCATATAGTTGGAGTCAGAGCGAGATCGCAGGATCTCCACGTAGGAGGCAGGGAAGAGCCCCGTCTCCCCTCGGCTGTTCTGACCTTGCAGCCATCCGTCCAAGGAGGTCTCGCTGAAGACCACCAGCTCCTCGTCCTGCTGGATGCTGATCTCCTCTTTGTTTTCGCTCTGGAAGTCATAAAGTGCTCGGCCTTTCAAAGCCATGGCTGGGGCTGGATTTTCTAGGTAAGGAAGGAAAGTCTAGGGGAAAGGCAGGGGGGGAAGGGGTGCAGCTCAGAGCCCGAGTCAGTTTAAATAGGGATGGGGCCTTCTGCCATGCACATCGGGAAACACACAGACTCGGTCTCCAAGTCTCCCCAGCGATCCTGCCCCGTCGCCTTCAGCACAGAAGTTCAAGTGTGGCCCTTGCATTCCACCAAGTCTCACCCCCTTGGTGGAAAGTGACATAGCCCGGAGAGGAGCCCAGCAATCTTCTCGGGCCGGGCTCGGGTTTGGTCCTAGGGGACAATGCAGGCCAGAGAAGGGAGTCCTGCCAGGCCACCATCACCCATCAGAGACTCATCTCACAGTCTCCATCTGGCTTCTTGTTTTCCCACAGCCTGTTCTGGGCAGCGATTTTACATCTCTTTCCTCACTGAGCCTtccaaaagaggggaaaaaaattacacttaGAGACCAACGCTGTAGAAGCCAGGAAGCCAAAGAATGCACTTTTAAGTGGGAACAgggccccaggaaaaaaaaattgtttaaaataaaaactaactaAAAGCTACCTCCCTCCAAAAGCTACTTACTGGTTGGTTTTCTTACGGAGGAATATCTTGGGAAGCTtttgctttcttccctttcctcttcttaggaactggggttttttaaaaattccaaaaagcCCAAGAGGGGCAAAAGGAAAACCTAACGAGGCTGAAATAAATCCAAGGGTGGACGCCTCCCTCCCGCTTCCCAACAAGATCCCGgggcaaaaacaacaacaacaatccaaGGCTTACACAAGAACTCGGGAAAATTCACGTGAACTTTCAGATCAAAACAGAACAAGCAGCAAATCTGGATCCGGGGGGGAAGCGTCTCGGGGAAGTTCCTCTGGGCCCCCGGACCCTTGGCTTGAGCCCCTGATCTCCTCAGAACCCCGAACCCTTAAACCCCCCTCCTCCCTGCCCGGGGAGGGAAGCTGAGAGGAACCAAAAAGGCCTCGGCGGAACCTCTCGGCGGGGTTCTTTTGGAACCTTTTGTTGGCTAAATTCTTGGTCAGTTTCCACCCGCCTGAAACTGACTCGCAGCAAAGGGCTAGGAACTTGGGAGTCAGACCAAAGTACGCGGAGGAAAGCCCCGGATCACATCAATCACCAAAACACCGACAAATCGGCCCAGCCCACCCCCGGCGGCGGTGGGCACGAGAGCCTCCCCCCAATCCgcgcgggggggggagggggaacaaaCGCCAGCCCCCACTCACGGACCGCAGCCCCCCACTCACGGACCGCAGCCCCCCACTCACGGACCGCAGCCCCCCACTCACGGACACGCAGCCCCCACTCACGGACTGCAGCCCCCCACGCCCGGCGCTGCTTCTCAGGAAAAGGCAGGAGAGTTTGGGGGCGAGCTGGGATCCCGTCGGCTTCTCTCCGAGCCCCGGCTGGGCAGCGATCGGCCGAGCTCCCGGGCAGAGGCTTCTCAACTTTGCAACGACTACAAGaagctggtttaaaaaaa harbors:
- the SNX33 gene encoding sorting nexin-33, translating into MALKGRALYDFQSENKEEISIQQDEELVVFSETSLDGWLQGQNSRGETGLFPASYVEILRSRSDSNYMDYSNSPASSPNNETSFYVTPVANPGILSHQGSFEDDDEDWDDWDDGGTVVEEPRGVGLGTNGHPPLNLSYPGAYPNQHISFRPKPPLERQDSTASGKRGSVVGRNLNRFSCFVRSGVEAFILGDVPMMAKIAEAYYIEMGPRGPQWKASPHPFACSVEDPTKQTKFKGIKSYISYKLTPSHVGSPVYRRYKHFDWLYNRLLHKFTVISVPHLPEKQATGRFEEDFIEKRKRRLILWMDHMTSHPVLSQYEGFQHFLSCLDDKQWKMGKRRAEKDEMVGASFLLTFQIPTEHQDLQDVEDRVDAFKAFSKKMDDSVLQLTNVASELVRKHIGGFRKEFQKLGNAFQAISYSFQLDPPYSSDALNNAISHTGKTYETVGEMFAEQPKNDLFQMLDRLSLYQGLLSNFPDIIHLQKGAFAKVKESQRMSDEGKMDQDEADGIRKRCRVVGFALQAEMNHFHERRVLDFKHMMQSYLRQQILFYQRVSQQLEQTLRMYDNL